Below is a window of Theropithecus gelada isolate Dixy chromosome 15, Tgel_1.0, whole genome shotgun sequence DNA.
TACCATAATAATGATGTGGTAAACCAAAATAAGAGAGTTgggaaacatatttttcttaacGACTTGGATGTTGAACCTGTCATAAGTGGTGCTTATTTATCTGAACATcagcatttctttccttttaggaTTCTGGATGGAGAACAGCCATTTGCCCAGATTATTGTCCTAACATGtatgaagaaatggaaacattagCCAGTGTGCTTCAGTCAGATATTGGTCAAGACATGCGTGTTCATAACAGCACATTTCTGTGGTTCATCCCTTTTGTCCAGTCCCTCATGGATCTTAAGGATTTGGGTGTGGCTTACATAGTAGAGGTTGTTCATCATCTGTACTCTGAAGTCAAAGATGTCCTCAACCAAACAGATGCCATGTGTGACAAAGTcactgaattttttcttctaattttggtatcagtgattgaactgcatagaaataaaaaatgtttgcatttgCTGTGGGTAAGTTCCCAGCAATGGGTAGAAGCTGTCGTCAAATGTGCCAAGCTTCCTACCACTGCATTTACACGgagttctgagaaatcatctggAAATTGCTCCAAAGGAACACCAATGATATCATCACTGTCGTTGCATTCCATGCCATCTAACTCTGTACAACTTGCTTGTGTGCAGCTGATTAGAAGTCTCCTTAAAGAAGGTTATCAGCTTGGGCAGCAATCTCTTTGCAAGCGATTCTGGGATAAACTCAACTTATTCCTTAGAGGAAATTTATCTCTAGGTTGGCAGTTGACTAGTCAGGAAACCCACGAGCTACAAACTTGTTTAAAGCAAATTATTAGAAACATAAAATTCAAAGCACCTCCATGTAACACTTTTGTGGATCTGACTTCTACATGTAAAACCTCTCCTGCATcttataataaagaagaaagtgaacAAATAGGGAAGAAGTCTAGAAGAGATATGCATTGTTTGGAAGCTTCCAGCCCAACATTTTCTAAAGAACCAATGAAAGCGCAAGACAGTGTACTGATCAAAGCAGATAACACTATAGAAGGTGACAATGATAAGCAAAATTATATAAAGGATATGAAACTAGAAGACCGGCTCTCAGCTGGGTCATGCTTAAAGCAGAGTAGTGAAAACATTTTTACTGAAAGAGctgaagatgaaattaaaataagtacAAGGAAGCAGAAGTCTGTAAAAGAGAACTCCTCATATACACCAGAGGATTGTACTTCAAGAAATGGTCCAGAAAGGGGATGTGACAGAGGAATAATAGTATCAACACGTTTGTTGACTGATTCTAGCACTGATGCTTTGGAAAAAGTGTCCACATCAAATGAAGATTTCTCTTTAAAGGATGATGCTCTTGCTAAAACCTCAAAACGAAAAACTAAGGTACAGAAAGATGAAATCTGTGCAAAGTTATCACATGTAATAAAGAAGCAACACAGGAAGAGTACTTTGGTCAATAATACTATCAATTTAGACGAAAATTTGACTGTATCTAACATTGAGCGTTTCTATTCAAGGAAAGATACAGGAGTTCAGAAAGGAGATGGTTTCATACACAATCTTTCTTTAGACCCTAGTGGTGTTCTGGATGATAATAAGAATGGAGaacaaaaatctcaaaacaaTTTATTGCCAGAAGAGAAGCAATTAAAGAATGAAGAGTTAGATATTTTCTGTTCCCATGAAAACAATTGTGAAATACAGGAATTTCATGTTGATGATAAAGATTCGATCCCCTTTACAGAAATGGCCAATACTTTAGAGAAGAAATCATCTTCCTTTAAAGATCTTATGACTGTACCTGAATCAAGAGATGAGGCGATGAGTAATAGTACCAATGTGATTTATTCTAACTTGACAAGAGAACAGGCCCCTGGCATCAGTCCTAAATCTGACACCTTAACAGATTCTCAGATAGACAGAGACCTTCACAAATTATCTTTACTAGCTCAAGCCAGTGTTATCACGTTTCCGTCTGATTCCCCTCAGAACTCATCCCAGctacaaaggaaaggaaaagaagataaaagatgtTTCACAGCTAACCAAAATAATGTTGGCGATGCCTCCCGTGGACAGGTGATTATTATTTCAGattctgatgatgatgatgatgatgaaagaaTCCTGAGTCTTGAGAAACTCACTAAACAGGACAAAAGATGCCTTGAGAAGGAACGTCCAGAGCAGCACATTTCAACAGTCAAGGAGGAAAAGAATccaataaaggaagaaaagacgAAGTCTCTTTTTCAGTTTGAGGAATCTGATTCTCAGTGTTTTGAGTTTGAAAGTGCATCTGAAGTGTTTTCCGTTTGGCAAGATCATCTAGACAATAATAATTCAGTTCAAGATGGTGAGAAAAAATGTTTGACTCCTATAGCCAATACCACAAATGGTCAGGATTGTACAGATTATGTATCTGAAGTTGTTAAAAAAGGGGCAGAGGGTATTGAAGAACACGCAAGACCACAGAGCAGTCGTGTTTCTGTTGAGGAATTTTGTGAAATTGAAGTAAAAAAGCCTAAGAGAAAACGATCTGAAAAACCAATTCCTGAAGATCCTGTGAGGCCTTCATGTTCTGTCGGAAATGAGGGCCAGTCTGATATTAATAAGAGAGGTCTTAttggaaatgattttaaaagtatagatAGAAGGACTACAACTCCCAATTCAAGTATTCAGAGAACCACTACAGTTTCACAAAAGAAATCTTCAAAGCTTTGTACTTATACAGAACCCGTCAGGAAAGTTCCAGTTTCTAAGACCCCTAAGAAAACTCATTCGGATGCCAAAAAAGGACAGAATAGAAGTTCAAATTACCTCAGTTGTAGGACAACTCCTGCTATAGTGCCACCAAAGAAATTTCGTCAGTGTCCTGAACCAACTTCAACAGTGGAGAAACTTGGCCTGAAAAAGGGTCCTCGTAGGGCATTTGAGTTGTCCCAGCGATCTTTGGATTATGTAGCTCAGTTACGTGATCATGGCAAAACTGTTGGAGTAGTTGATACTCGAAAAAAGACTAAATTAATTTCTCCTCAGAACCTGTCTGTCAGAAATAATAAGAAACTGCTGACTAGTCAAGAACTTCAGATGCAAAGGCAGATCAGACCCAAAtcacaaaaaaatagacaaagacttTCTGATTGTGAAAGTACAGATACTTCAGGAGCAGGGCCTCATACAGCACAGAATTCTGACTTACTTGTACCAGAATCTGATAGGTCAGATTATGATTGTACAGGAGGAACTGAGGTACTTGCCAACAGTAATGAAAAACAGTTAATAAAATGCATGCCTTCTGAACCAGAAACCATAAAAGCAAAACATGGGTCTCCAGCGACTGATGGTGCTTGCCCTTTGAACCAATGTGATTCTATAGTGTTAAATGGAACGGTACCAACAAGTGAAGTAATTGTTTGTACTTCAGAGGACCCTCTGGGGGGAGGTGATCCGACAGCACATCATACAGAGATGGCAACTTTGAACGAGGGAGAGCCTGACTCCAGCAGTGATATAGAGGAAGAGAACTTGTTTTTAACACAAAATGATCCTGAAGATATGGATTTATGTTCACAAATGGAGAATGACAATTATAAATTCATTGAACTAATTCATGGAAAAGATACAGTTCAGGTTGAAGAAGATTCTGTAAGTCAGCCTCAGTTGGAATCTTTGAGTGGCACAAAGTGTAAGTACAAAGATTGTCTTGAAACCACAAAAAACCAGGGTGAATACTGCCCACAACACTCTGAAGTGAAAGCAGCAGATGACGATGTATTTCGTAAACCTGGTTTGCCTCCTTCTGCATCTAAACCTTTGAGACCTACCACTGCTAAGATTTTTAGCTCAAAGAGTACTTCACGAATTGCTGGTCTTTCTAAATCTTTGGAAACTTCTTCAGCACTttcaccatctctaaaaaataagtcAAAGGGGATACAGTCAATTTTGAAAGTACCACAGCCAGCTCCCCTCGTAGCTCAGAAGCCAGTGGGTGAAATGAAAAATTCGAGCAATGTTCTTCATCCTCAGTCTCCGAATAATTCCAACAGGCAAGGTTGCAAAGTTCCATTTGGtgaaagcaaatattttccatcttccTCTCCAGTAAACGTTCTCTTGTCATCACAGTCTGTCTCTGACACCTTCGTTAAAGAGgtcttaaaatggaaatatgaaATGTTTTTGAACTTTGATCAGTGTGGGCCCCCTGCAAGTCTTTGTCAGTCCATCTCAAGACCTGTGCCTGTCAGATTTCACAATTATggagattattttaatatttttttccctttggtggTATTGAATACTTTTGAAACAGTAAGTATGTGTTTCATTTGTATGCCTCTCCAAACTTTTCAAGTTACCTCTTTACCTTGCTGAGTGAAAATGAGAGTGTAgttcaaaaatcagctgggcatggttgcgggtgcctgtaatcccagctactcaggaggctgaggcagagaattgcttaaacccgggagacggaggttgcagtgagccgaagtcgcaccactgctctccaacctgggcgacagagcgagactccatttcaaaagaaaaacaaaaaaaaagtatagttaaAATAATTGACCTTTTTGATTTAGATACTGCTTTTAGATTTCATGTTGAACAGACATttgtgccagccactgttctaGATACTGGCAATacagaagaaacattttttttttgagatggagttttgttcttgctgcccaggctggagtgcaatggtgctatctcagctcactgcaacctccgcttcccaggttcaagtgattctcctgcctcagcctcccaagtagctaagattacaggcatgtgccaccaggcctggctaattttgtgtttttagtagagaaggggtttcaccatgttagtcaggctggtctcgaacttctgattctgacctcaggtgatccaccagcctcgacctcccaaagtgctgggattacgggcatgagccaccactgtgcctggctgaaaacaCTTAACCCTCTGCTCCTTGGAGCTAATAGACACAACTGGGGGTGCTAATAACATACCAAGTCCAGAGGTAACACTGAAGGAAATGTTTATTGATACACAGGTAAAGGAGGACTTCTCAGAGGAGATAGTTTCTCAtctgcatttgttttgtttgtaaataaCAGAGACCTCTGCTGTAGTTTTCTTGAGGAGGTAGCAAAGGGTGAATTACATCGAACACAAAGTAGTAGTAATGAATCCTAAATTTCTCTACACATCAGActtcccagtttctttttttttttgttgagacggagtctcactctgttgcccaggctggagtgagtggtggtgcgatctcagcttgctgcaggctccgcctcccgggttcacaccattctcctgcctcgcagcctcccgagtagctgagactatatgccaccacgccttgctaatttt
It encodes the following:
- the SETX gene encoding probable helicase senataxin isoform X2, which translates into the protein MSTCCWCTPGGGSTVDFLKRYASNTPSSEFQTADEDLCYCLECVAEYHKARDELPFLHEVLWELETLRLINHFEKSMKAEIGDDDELYIVDNNGEMPLFDITGQDFENKLRVPLLEILKYPYLLLHERVNELCVEALCRMEQANCSFQVFDKHPGIYLFLVHPNDMVRRWAILTARNLGKVDRDDYYDLQEVLICLFKVIELGLLESPDIYTSSVLEKGKLILLPSHMYDTTNYKSYWLGICMLLTILEEQAMDSLLLGSDKQNDFMQSILHTMERQSDDDSVDPFWPALHCFMVILDRLGSKVWGQLIDPIEAFQTIINNASYNREIQHIRNSSVRTKLEPESYLDDMVTCSQIVYNYNPEKTKKDSGWRTAICPDYCPNMYEEMETLASVLQSDIGQDMRVHNSTFLWFIPFVQSLMDLKDLGVAYIVEVVHHLYSEVKDVLNQTDAMCDKVTEFFLLILVSVIELHRNKKCLHLLWVSSQQWVEAVVKCAKLPTTAFTRSSEKSSGNCSKGTPMISSLSLHSMPSNSVQLACVQLIRSLLKEGYQLGQQSLCKRFWDKLNLFLRGNLSLGWQLTSQETHELQTCLKQIIRNIKFKAPPCNTFVDLTSTCKTSPASYNKEESEQIGKKSRRDMHCLEASSPTFSKEPMKAQDSVLIKADNTIEGDNDKQNYIKDMKLEDRLSAGSCLKQSSENIFTERAEDEIKISTRKQKSVKENSSYTPEDCTSRNGPERGCDRGIIVSTRLLTDSSTDALEKVSTSNEDFSLKDDALAKTSKRKTKVQKDEICAKLSHVIKKQHRKSTLVNNTINLDENLTVSNIERFYSRKDTGVQKGDGFIHNLSLDPSGVLDDNKNGEQKSQNNLLPEEKQLKNEELDIFCSHENNCEIQEFHVDDKDSIPFTEMANTLEKKSSSFKDLMTVPESRDEAMSNSTNVIYSNLTREQAPGISPKSDTLTDSQIDRDLHKLSLLAQASVITFPSDSPQNSSQLQRKGKEDKRCFTANQNNVGDASRGQVIIISDSDDDDDDERILSLEKLTKQDKRCLEKERPEQHISTVKEEKNPIKEEKTKSLFQFEESDSQCFEFESASEVFSVWQDHLDNNNSVQDGEKKCLTPIANTTNGQDCTDYVSEVVKKGAEGIEEHARPQSSRVSVEEFCEIEVKKPKRKRSEKPIPEDPVRPSCSVGNEGQSDINKRGLIGNDFKSIDRRTTTPNSSIQRTTTVSQKKSSKLCTYTEPVRKVPVSKTPKKTHSDAKKGQNRSSNYLSCRTTPAIVPPKKFRQCPEPTSTVEKLGLKKGPRRAFELSQRSLDYVAQLRDHGKTVGVVDTRKKTKLISPQNLSVRNNKKLLTSQELQMQRQIRPKSQKNRQRLSDCESTDTSGAGPHTAQNSDLLVPESDRSDYDCTGGTEVLANSNEKQLIKCMPSEPETIKAKHGSPATDGACPLNQCDSIVLNGTVPTSEVIVCTSEDPLGGGDPTAHHTEMATLNEGEPDSSSDIEEENLFLTQNDPEDMDLCSQMENDNYKFIELIHGKDTVQVEEDSVSQPQLESLSGTKCKYKDCLETTKNQGEYCPQHSEVKAADDDVFRKPGLPPSASKPLRPTTAKIFSSKSTSRIAGLSKSLETSSALSPSLKNKSKGIQSILKVPQPAPLVAQKPVGEMKNSSNVLHPQSPNNSNRQGCKVPFGESKYFPSSSPVNVLLSSQSVSDTFVKEVLKWKYEMFLNFDQCGPPASLCQSISRPVPVRFHNYGDYFNIFFPLVVLNTFETVAQEWLNSPNRENFYQLQVRKFPADYIKYWEFAVYLEECELAKQLYPKENDLVFLVPERINEEKKDAERNDIQDLHEYHSGYVHKFRRTSVMRNGKAECYLSIQTQENFPANLNELVNCIVISSLVTTQRKLKAMSLLGSRNQLARAVLNPNPMDFCTKDLLTTTSERIIAYLRDFNEDQKKAIETAYAMVKHSPSVAKICLIHGPPGTGKSKTIVGLLYCLLTENQRKGHSDENSNAKIKQNRVLVCAPSNAAVDELMKKIILEFKEKCKDKKNPLGNCGDINLVRLGPEKSINNEVLKFSLDSQVNHRMKKDLPSHVQAMHKRKEFLDYQLDELSRQRALCRGGREIQRQELDENISRVSKERQELASKIKEVQGRPQKTQSIIILESHVICCTLSTSGGLLLESAFRGQGGVPFSCVIVDEAGQSCEIETLTPLIHRCNKLILVGDPKQLPPTVISMKAQEYGYDQSMMARFCRLLEENVEHNMISRLPILQLTVQYRMHPDICLFPSNYIYNRNLKTNRQTETIRCSSDWPFQPYLVFDVGDGSERRDNDSYINVQEIKLVMEIIKLIKDKRKDVSFRNIGIITHYKAQKTMIQKDLDKEFDRKGPAEVDTVDAFQGRQKDCVIVTCVRANSVQGSIGNSSVPGTLYWDREFLASLQRLNVTITRAKYSLFILGHLRTLMENQHWNQLIQDAQKRGAIIKTCDKNYRHDAMKILKLKPVLQRSLTHPPTIAPEVSRPQGGLPSSKLDSGFAKTSFAASLYHTPSDSKETTLTVTSKDPERPPVHDQLRDPRLLKRMGIEVKGGIFLWDPQPSSPQHPGATPPAGEPSFPVVHQDLGHVQQPAAVVAALSSHKPPVQGEPPAASPEASTCQSKCDDPEEELCHRREARAFSEGEQEKCGSKTPHTRRNSRWDKRRPEQEDSSSKKRKLL
- the SETX gene encoding probable helicase senataxin isoform X1 — protein: MSTCCWCTPGGGSTVDFLKRYASNTPSSEFQTADEDLCYCLECVAEYHKARDELPFLHEVLWELETLRLINHFEKSMKAEIGDDDELYIVDNNGEMPLFDITGQDFENKLRVPLLEILKYPYLLLHERVNELCVEALCRMEQANCSFQVFDKHPGIYLFLVHPNDMVRRWAILTARNLGKVDRDDYYDLQEVLICLFKVIELGLLESPDIYTSSVLEKGKLILLPSHMYDTTNYKSYWLGICMLLTILEEQAMDSLLLGSDKQNDFMQSILHTMERQSDDDSVDPFWPALHCFMVILDRLGSKVWGQLIDPIEAFQTIINNASYNREIQHIRNSSVRTKLEPESYLDDMVTCSQIVYNYNPEKTKKDSGWRTAICPDYCPNMYEEMETLASVLQSDIGQDMRVHNSTFLWFIPFVQSLMDLKDLGVAYIVEVVHHLYSEVKDVLNQTDAMCDKVTEFFLLILVSVIELHRNKKCLHLLWVSSQQWVEAVVKCAKLPTTAFTRSSEKSSGNCSKGTPMISSLSLHSMPSNSVQLACVQLIRSLLKEGYQLGQQSLCKRFWDKLNLFLRGNLSLGWQLTSQETHELQTCLKQIIRNIKFKAPPCNTFVDLTSTCKTSPASYNKEESEQIGKKSRRDMHCLEASSPTFSKEPMKAQDSVLIKADNTIEGDNDKQNYIKDMKLEDRLSAGSCLKQSSENIFTERAEDEIKISTRKQKSVKENSSYTPEDCTSRNGPERGCDRGIIVSTRLLTDSSTDALEKVSTSNEDFSLKDDALAKTSKRKTKVQKDEICAKLSHVIKKQHRKSTLVNNTINLDENLTVSNIERFYSRKDTGVQKGDGFIHNLSLDPSGVLDDNKNGEQKSQNNLLPEEKQLKNEELDIFCSHENNCEIQEFHVDDKDSIPFTEMANTLEKKSSSFKDLMTVPESRDEAMSNSTNVIYSNLTREQAPGISPKSDTLTDSQIDRDLHKLSLLAQASVITFPSDSPQNSSQLQRKGKEDKRCFTANQNNVGDASRGQVIIISDSDDDDDDERILSLEKLTKQDKRCLEKERPEQHISTVKEEKNPIKEEKTKSLFQFEESDSQCFEFESASEVFSVWQDHLDNNNSVQDGEKKCLTPIANTTNGQDCTDYVSEVVKKGAEGIEEHARPQSSRVSVEEFCEIEVKKPKRKRSEKPIPEDPVRPSCSVGNEGQSDINKRGLIGNDFKSIDRRTTTPNSSIQRTTTVSQKKSSKLCTYTEPVRKVPVSKTPKKTHSDAKKGQNRSSNYLSCRTTPAIVPPKKFRQCPEPTSTVEKLGLKKGPRRAFELSQRSLDYVAQLRDHGKTVGVVDTRKKTKLISPQNLSVRNNKKLLTSQELQMQRQIRPKSQKNRQRLSDCESTDTSGAGPHTAQNSDLLVPESDRSDYDCTGGTEVLANSNEKQLIKCMPSEPETIKAKHGSPATDGACPLNQCDSIVLNGTVPTSEVIVCTSEDPLGGGDPTAHHTEMATLNEGEPDSSSDIEEENLFLTQNDPEDMDLCSQMENDNYKFIELIHGKDTVQVEEDSVSQPQLESLSGTKCKYKDCLETTKNQGEYCPQHSEVKAADDDVFRKPGLPPSASKPLRPTTAKIFSSKSTSRIAGLSKSLETSSALSPSLKNKSKGIQSILKVPQPAPLVAQKPVGEMKNSSNVLHPQSPNNSNRQGCKVPFGESKYFPSSSPVNVLLSSQSVSDTFVKEVLKWKYEMFLNFDQCGPPASLCQSISRPVPVRFHNYGDYFNIFFPLVVLNTFETVAQEWLNSPNRENFYQLQVRKFPADYIKYWEFAVYLEECELAKQLYPKENDLVFLVPERINEEKKDAERNDIQDLHEYHSGYVHKFRRTSVMRNGKAECYLSIQTQENFPANLNELVNCIVISSLVTTQRKLKAMSLLGSRNQLARAVLNPNPMDFCTKDLLTTTSERIIAYLRDFNEDQKKAIETAYAMVKHSPSVAKICLIHGPPGTGKSKTIVGLLYCLLTENQRKGHSDENSNAKIKQNRVLVCAPSNAAVDELMKKIILEFKEKCKDKKNPLGNCGDINLVRLGPEKSINNEVLKFSLDSQVNHRMKKDLPSHVQAMHKRKEFLDYQLDELSRQRALCRGGREIQRQELDENISRVSKERQELASKIKEVQGRPQKTQSIIILESHVICCTLSTSGGLLLESAFRGQGGVPFSCVIVDEAGQSCEIETLTPLIHRCNKLILVGDPKQLPPTVISMKAQEYGYDQSMMARFCRLLEENVEHNMISRLPILQLTVQYRMHPDICLFPSNYIYNRNLKTNRQTETIRCSSDWPFQPYLVFDVGDGSERRDNDSYINVQEIKLVMEIIKLIKDKRKDVSFRNIGIITHYKAQKTMIQKDLDKEFDRKGPAEVDTVDAFQGRQKDCVIVTCVRANSVQGSIGFLASLQRLNVTITRAKYSLFILGHLRTLMQLLPRSFCVHVNHSPFFSPEPKYLHWALKENQHWNQLIQDAQKRGAIIKTCDKNYRHDAMKILKLKPVLQRSLTHPPTIAPEVSRPQGGLPSSKLDSGFAKTSFAASLYHTPSDSKETTLTVTSKDPERPPVHDQLRDPRLLKRMGIEVKGGIFLWDPQPSSPQHPGATPPAGEPSFPVVHQDLGHVQQPAAVVAALSSHKPPVQGEPPAASPEASTCQSKCDDPEEELCHRREARAFSEGEQEKCGSKTPHTRRNSRWDKRRPEQEDSSSKKRKLL
- the SETX gene encoding probable helicase senataxin isoform X3, whose product is MSTCCWCTPGGGSTVDFLKRYASNTPSSEFQTADEDLCYCLECVAEYHKARDELPFLHEVLWELETLRLINHFEKSMKAEIGDDDELYIVDNNGEMPLFDITGQDFENKLRVPLLEILKYPYLLLHERVNELCVEALCRMEQANCSFQVFDKHPGIYLFLVHPNDMVRRWAILTARNLGKVDRDDYYDLQEVLICLFKVIELGLLESPDIYTSSVLEKGKLILLPSHMYDTTNYKSYWLGICMLLTILEEQAMDSLLLGSDKQNDFMQSILHTMERQSDDDSVDPFWPALHCFMVILDRLGSKVWGQLIDPIEAFQTIINNASYNREIQHIRNSSVRTKLEPESYLDDMVTCSQIVYNYNPEKTKKDSGWRTAICPDYCPNMYEEMETLASVLQSDIGQDMRVHNSTFLWFIPFVQSLMDLKDLGVAYIVEVVHHLYSEVKDVLNQTDAMCDKVTEFFLLILVSVIELHRNKKCLHLLWVSSQQWVEAVVKCAKLPTTAFTRSSEKSSGNCSKGTPMISSLSLHSMPSNSVQLACVQLIRSLLKEGYQLGQQSLCKRFWDKLNLFLRGNLSLGWQLTSQETHELQTCLKQIIRNIKFKAPPCNTFVDLTSTCKTSPASYNKEESEQIGKKSRRDMHCLEASSPTFSKEPMKAQDSVLIKADNTIEGDNDKQNYIKDMKLEDRLSAGSCLKQSSENIFTERAEDEIKISTRKQKSVKENSSYTPEDCTSRNGPERGCDRGIIVSTRLLTDSSTDALEKVSTSNEDFSLKDDALAKTSKRKTKVQKDEICAKLSHVIKKQHRKSTLVNNTINLDENLTVSNIERFYSRKDTGVQKGDGFIHNLSLDPSGVLDDNKNGEQKSQNNLLPEEKQLKNEELDIFCSHENNCEIQEFHVDDKDSIPFTEMANTLEKKSSSFKDLMTVPESRDEAMSNSTNVIYSNLTREQAPGISPKSDTLTDSQIDRDLHKLSLLAQASVITFPSDSPQNSSQLQRKGKEDKRCFTANQNNVGDASRGQVIIISDSDDDDDDERILSLEKLTKQDKRCLEKERPEQHISTVKEEKNPIKEEKTKSLFQFEESDSQCFEFESASEVFSVWQDHLDNNNSVQDGEKKCLTPIANTTNGQDCTDYVSEVVKKGAEGIEEHARPQSSRVSVEEFCEIEVKKPKRKRSEKPIPEDPVRPSCSVGNEGQSDINKRGLIGNDFKSIDRRTTTPNSSIQRTTTVSQKKSSKLCTYTEPVRKVPVSKTPKKTHSDAKKGQNRSSNYLSCRTTPAIVPPKKFRQCPEPTSTVEKLGLKKGPRRAFELSQRSLDYVAQLRDHGKTVGVVDTRKKTKLISPQNLSVRNNKKLLTSQELQMQRQIRPKSQKNRQRLSDCESTDTSGAGPHTAQNSDLLVPESDRSDYDCTGGTEVLANSNEKQLIKCMPSEPETIKAKHGSPATDGACPLNQCDSIVLNGTVPTSEVIVCTSEDPLGGGDPTAHHTEMATLNEGEPDSSSDIEEENLFLTQNDPEDMDLCSQMENDNYKFIELIHGKDTVQVEEDSVSQPQLESLSGTKCKYKDCLETTKNQGEYCPQHSEVKAADDDVFRKPGLPPSASKPLRPTTAKIFSSKSTSRIAGLSKSLETSSALSPSLKNKSKGIQSILKVPQPAPLVAQKPVGEMKNSSNVLHPQSPNNSNRQGCKVPFGESKYFPSSSPVNVLLSSQSVSDTFVKEVLKWKYEMFLNFDQCGPPASLCQSISRPVPVRFHNYGDYFNIFFPLVVLNTFETVAQEWLNSPNRENFYQLQVRKFPADYIKYWEFAVYLEECELAKQLYPKENDLVFLVPERINEEKKDAERNDIQDLHEYHSGYVHKFRRTSVMRNGKAECYLSIQTQENFPANLNELVNCIVISSLVTTQRKLKAMSLLGSRNQLARAVLNPNPMDFCTKDLLTTTSERIIAYLRDFNEDQKKAIETAYAMVKHSPSVAKICLIHGPPGTGKSKTIVGLLYCLLTENQRKGHSDENSNAKIKQNRVLVCAPSNAAVDELMKKIILEFKEKCKDKKNPLGNCGDINLVRLGPEKSINNEVLKFSLDSQVNHRMKKDLPSHVQAMHKRKEFLDYQLDELSRQRALCRGGREIQRQELDENISRVSKERQELASKIKEVQGRPQKTQSIIILESHVICCTLSTSGGLLLESAFRGQGGVPFSCVIVDEAGQSCEIETLTPLIHRCNKLILVGDPKQLPPTVISMKAQEYGYDQSMMARFCRLLEENVEHNMISRLPILQLTVQYRMHPDICLFPSNYIYNRNLKTNRQTETIRCSSDWPFQPYLVFDVGDGSERRDNDSYINVQEIKLVMEIIKLIKDKRKDVSFRNIGIITHYKAQKTMIQKDLDKEFDRKGPAEVDTVDAFQGRQKDCVIVTCVRANSVQGSIGFLASLQRLNVTITRAKYSLFILGHLRTLMENQHWNQLIQDAQKRGAIIKTCDKNYRHDAMKILKLKPVLQRSLTHPPTIAPEVSRPQGGLPSSKLDSGFAKTSFAASLYHTPSDSKETTLTVTSKDPERPPVHDQLRDPRLLKRMGIEVKGGIFLWDPQPSSPQHPGATPPAGEPSFPVVHQDLGHVQQPAAVVAALSSHKPPVQGEPPAASPEASTCQSKCDDPEEELCHRREARAFSEGEQEKCGSKTPHTRRNSRWDKRRPEQEDSSSKKRKLL